One genomic region from Streptomyces sp. NBC_00457 encodes:
- a CDS encoding PH domain-containing protein produces the protein MTAPGVDGAVREKQPVTERRLHPVTPLRRAWAPVAVIIGWALHDPDQTQRQLTRLTTTTLLIALAVIVPAAALYGFLTWWFTHFAVTDTELRIRTGLLFRRAAHIRLERIQAVDVTQPLLARVAGVAKLKLDVVGTDKKDELAFLGADEARTLRAELLARAAGFAPETAHEVGEAPAQELLRTPPGVLAVSLVLTGATWGTLAAALVVPPLIWLATHSVWTVLAVALPLLGGAGASSVGRFVAEYDWTVAESPDGLRIDRGLLDRVHETVPPGRVQTVRIVEPLLWRRRGWVRVELDVAGSSNSLLLPVAPREIAEAVIARVLPGVTVPPSLSRPPRRAGRCLPLWWRGYGIAVTDTVFASRHGLLRRSLALVPHAKVQSVRLAQGPWKRAWRLADVHVDTGANKTVTARLRDAEEAAELLRGQAERSRTGRRDALPDRWMA, from the coding sequence GTGACAGCGCCGGGCGTCGACGGCGCCGTACGGGAGAAGCAACCCGTCACCGAGCGGCGGCTGCATCCCGTGACACCGCTGAGGCGGGCGTGGGCGCCGGTCGCCGTGATCATCGGGTGGGCGTTGCACGACCCCGACCAGACGCAGCGCCAGCTGACCAGGCTGACGACGACCACCCTGCTGATCGCGCTCGCCGTGATCGTCCCGGCCGCCGCCCTGTACGGCTTCCTCACTTGGTGGTTCACGCACTTCGCGGTGACCGACACCGAACTGCGCATCCGTACCGGCCTGTTGTTCCGGCGCGCCGCGCACATCCGGCTCGAACGCATCCAGGCCGTCGACGTCACCCAGCCGCTGCTCGCGCGGGTCGCGGGCGTCGCCAAGCTCAAACTCGACGTCGTCGGCACGGACAAGAAGGACGAGCTGGCCTTCCTGGGCGCGGACGAGGCGCGCACGCTGCGCGCCGAACTGCTCGCGCGCGCGGCGGGTTTCGCGCCCGAGACGGCGCACGAAGTCGGGGAAGCGCCGGCGCAGGAGCTGCTGCGCACGCCCCCGGGCGTACTCGCCGTCTCCCTCGTCCTGACCGGCGCGACCTGGGGCACCCTCGCCGCCGCACTCGTCGTACCGCCGCTGATATGGCTCGCCACCCACAGCGTGTGGACGGTCCTCGCGGTCGCCCTGCCGCTGCTGGGTGGGGCGGGGGCGAGCAGCGTGGGGCGGTTCGTCGCGGAGTACGACTGGACGGTCGCCGAGTCCCCGGACGGGCTGCGCATCGACCGCGGCCTGCTGGACCGGGTCCACGAGACGGTGCCGCCGGGGCGGGTGCAGACCGTACGGATCGTGGAGCCGCTGCTGTGGCGGAGGCGCGGCTGGGTGCGGGTCGAGTTGGATGTCGCCGGGTCCTCGAACTCCCTGCTGCTGCCGGTCGCCCCGCGTGAGATCGCCGAGGCCGTCATCGCGCGCGTGCTGCCCGGGGTGACGGTGCCACCGTCCCTGTCCCGGCCGCCGCGCCGCGCCGGCCGGTGCCTGCCGCTGTGGTGGCGCGGCTACGGCATCGCGGTCACCGACACGGTCTTCGCCTCCCGGCACGGGCTCCTGCGCCGGAGCCTGGCGCTCGTACCGCACGCGAAGGTGCAGAGCGTACGGCTGGCTCAGGGGCCCTGGAAGCGCGCCTGGCGGCTTGCGGACGTGCATGTGGACACGGGGGCCAACAAGACCGTCACAGCGCGGCTGCGGGACGCTGAGGAGGCGGCGGAGCTGCTGCGCGGGCAGGCGGAGCGGTCACGCACGGGACGCAGGGACGCGCTGCCGGACCGGTGGATGGCCTGA
- a CDS encoding PH domain-containing protein, which translates to METGSRENPEAAGVEPAWIGLPPGLLRMRRLLLVVWLGLLTAATGVLPGLFAGPAWAAFALLPLALLLWGWVMVERNWRSWRYAERADDLLISRGVLWRELTVVPYGRMQLVEVTSGPVERHFGLASVQLHTAAAATDATIPGLDPVEAERLRDRLTELGEARSAGL; encoded by the coding sequence ATGGAGACGGGGAGCCGGGAGAACCCGGAGGCGGCGGGGGTCGAGCCGGCGTGGATCGGGCTGCCGCCCGGGCTGCTGCGGATGCGCAGGCTGTTGCTTGTGGTGTGGCTGGGGCTGCTGACGGCGGCCACCGGTGTGCTGCCCGGGCTGTTCGCGGGTCCCGCGTGGGCCGCGTTCGCGCTGCTGCCGCTGGCCCTGCTGCTGTGGGGCTGGGTGATGGTCGAGCGCAACTGGCGCTCCTGGCGGTACGCCGAGCGCGCCGACGACCTGCTGATCAGCAGAGGCGTGCTGTGGCGTGAGCTGACCGTCGTCCCGTACGGACGGATGCAGCTGGTCGAGGTCACCTCCGGGCCCGTCGAACGGCACTTCGGGCTGGCCAGCGTGCAGCTGCACACCGCGGCCGCCGCGACCGACGCGACGATTCCGGGGCTCGATCCGGTCGAGGCGGAACGGCTGCGCGACCGGCTCACCGAGCTGGGCGAGGCACGATCGGCGGGGCTGTGA